One genomic window of Pseudomonadales bacterium includes the following:
- a CDS encoding MBL fold metallo-hydrolase produces the protein MSKTSSSENRSYIVKTFPVGPIQCNCSIIGDPVTKKALVVDPGGDADKIIALLKELDLKVVAIIHTHAHLDHILAAGEIKKATGAPIYLHEEDRFLWDMLDQQCAMFGIPYSPIPDPDHYLADDQDLGCCGGVAIHTPGHTPGSTSFWFEESKTLIAGDTLFKGSIGRTDLWGGDFDTIAKSIKERIYSLDEEAEVITGHGPSTTIGDEKVGNMFVKG, from the coding sequence ATGTCAAAAACCAGCTCTTCAGAAAATAGATCCTACATCGTCAAAACCTTTCCCGTAGGTCCGATACAGTGTAATTGTTCCATTATTGGCGACCCTGTCACCAAGAAAGCGCTGGTAGTAGATCCAGGTGGTGACGCCGACAAAATTATCGCCTTGCTCAAGGAACTTGATTTAAAAGTGGTCGCTATCATCCACACCCACGCGCATCTTGATCACATACTCGCTGCGGGGGAAATAAAAAAAGCCACGGGTGCACCAATCTATCTACACGAAGAAGATCGTTTTCTGTGGGATATGCTGGACCAACAATGTGCCATGTTTGGTATTCCTTACAGCCCTATACCCGATCCGGATCATTATCTGGCCGACGATCAGGATCTGGGTTGCTGTGGTGGAGTGGCCATTCATACCCCCGGCCATACTCCAGGTTCTACCAGTTTCTGGTTTGAGGAAAGTAAAACCCTGATTGCCGGTGATACTCTGTTTAAAGGCAGTATTGGCCGCACAGACCTTTGGGGTGGTGATTTTGATACCATCGCCAAATCGATAAAAGAAAGAATATATTCACTGGATGAAGAAGCCGAAGTCATTACCGGACACGGGCCAAGCACCACAATTGGTGACGAAAAAGTCGGCAATATGTTCGTGAAAGGTTGA
- a CDS encoding dUTP diphosphatase, protein MKQQLLTMLELQDGMNSKVNPNWVEQNYEWYRAIWIECAELLDHYGWKWWKKQTPDQEQVVLELVDIWHFGLSILLLTGESRETIVSYAESQLKVNEPGSNFPADLESFALITLHTKGFDVAGFATLMADIGLSFDELYTRYVGKNVLNFFRQDYGYQDGSYHKQWGGKEDNEHLVEVIDSLDHSSRSFKDDVYSALQQRYQELNNVSA, encoded by the coding sequence ATGAAACAACAGCTTCTCACCATGCTTGAACTGCAAGACGGTATGAACAGCAAAGTAAACCCGAATTGGGTTGAACAAAACTACGAGTGGTACCGGGCAATCTGGATTGAATGTGCTGAATTACTCGATCATTACGGCTGGAAATGGTGGAAAAAACAAACACCTGACCAAGAGCAGGTGGTGCTGGAATTAGTTGACATCTGGCACTTTGGCTTGAGTATCCTGCTATTAACAGGGGAGAGCAGAGAAACCATTGTGTCCTACGCTGAAAGCCAGCTTAAAGTGAATGAGCCAGGCAGCAACTTCCCTGCCGACCTTGAGTCTTTTGCGCTGATAACACTGCACACCAAGGGGTTTGATGTCGCCGGGTTTGCTACGCTTATGGCGGATATCGGATTGTCATTTGACGAGCTATACACGCGCTACGTGGGTAAAAACGTTCTCAACTTTTTTCGTCAGGACTATGGCTATCAGGATGGCAGTTATCACAAGCAGTGGGGCGGCAAGGAAGACAACGAACACTTGGTAGAAGTAATAGATAGCCTGGACCATAGCAGCCGCAGCTTTAAAGACGATGTTTACTCCGCTTTACAACAACGCTACCAGGAGCTGAACAACGTATCGGCCTGA
- a CDS encoding malate dehydrogenase → MKAPVRVAVTGAAGQISYSLLFRIAAGQMLGEDQPVILQMLEITPALEALNGVAMELDDCAFPLLAGMVCTDDPNVAFKDADYALLVGARPRGPGMERKDLLEANAAIFSVQGKAINDNASKDIKVLVVGNPANTNALIAQRNAPDINPRQFTAMMRLDHNRAKSQIAQKTGKTVNDVTNMLVWGNHSATQFPDLHHAKVDGQTAIDLVDQGWYEDDFIPTVQQRGAAIIKARGASSAASAANAAIDHMKSWALGTEAGDWVSMGVYSDGSYGITEGLIYSFPCVCKNGDWEIVQGLEINDFSRGKMSATEQELCEERDAVQHLLP, encoded by the coding sequence GTGAAAGCACCTGTTCGTGTAGCCGTTACTGGCGCTGCTGGTCAAATCAGCTATTCCCTGTTGTTTCGTATTGCCGCTGGGCAAATGCTGGGCGAAGATCAGCCTGTTATTCTGCAAATGCTGGAAATTACACCGGCGCTGGAAGCGCTTAATGGTGTTGCCATGGAGCTGGATGATTGTGCTTTCCCTTTGCTGGCCGGTATGGTTTGCACGGATGACCCAAATGTTGCATTCAAAGATGCTGACTACGCCTTACTGGTAGGTGCGCGCCCTCGCGGGCCTGGTATGGAGCGTAAAGATCTGCTTGAAGCTAACGCCGCTATTTTCTCAGTGCAAGGTAAAGCCATTAACGACAACGCTTCCAAAGACATTAAGGTGCTTGTTGTTGGTAACCCTGCAAATACCAACGCACTGATTGCTCAACGCAATGCTCCAGACATTAACCCTCGTCAATTTACCGCCATGATGCGCCTTGATCACAATCGCGCCAAGAGCCAGATTGCTCAAAAAACCGGTAAGACCGTGAATGATGTCACCAACATGCTGGTTTGGGGTAATCACTCAGCAACTCAGTTCCCGGATCTACATCACGCAAAAGTAGATGGACAGACAGCTATCGACCTGGTTGATCAAGGCTGGTACGAAGACGATTTCATACCCACCGTTCAGCAACGCGGCGCGGCGATCATTAAAGCCCGTGGTGCTTCTTCCGCGGCTTCAGCGGCCAATGCAGCTATCGATCACATGAAAAGCTGGGCACTGGGTACGGAAGCAGGCGACTGGGTAAGCATGGGCGTCTATAGCGATGGCAGCTATGGCATCACCGAAGGTCTGATTTACTCTTTCCCCTGTGTTTGCAAAAACGGTGACTGGGAAATTGTTCAGGGGCTGGAAATCAACGACTTCTCCCGTGGAAAAATGTCTGCGACTGAGCAGGAGCTGTGCGAAGAGCGCGATGCTGTTCAGCATTTGCTGCCGTAA
- a CDS encoding aminoglycoside phosphotransferase family protein, translating into MTLPLEPQIRELFAREQESAAPALSLDDIPANYECITDQWLTAVMCRDVPGAQVVAHKLDAPDEGTNNRRRVFLSYNADGQSAGLPSSVFCKATCGLRNRLMLAHSGAIRCEVGFYRHVRSELDFEVPFAFHANYDPESFNSIIVLEDLDGEGHFLDSKQDGSPELMREQLSLLARLHGKWAAAPELDTHFAALPTWEERFRGLMIVNLEQACSAGLERAREVIPDRLWQRREDIWPATLASLDTQAKLPRGLGHGDVHLHNWYRLNNGTLGLGDWGVVHRGHWGRDLGYCLAAGLTIEQRRSHENTLFQHYISEFTAAGGYEISLDEVQQACRQAIMTALAFWTMTVAPVAEMPDMQPEDTAMTFTGRLAAAVDDWDSLDAF; encoded by the coding sequence ATGACGCTACCACTAGAGCCACAGATACGGGAGTTGTTCGCCAGAGAGCAAGAATCCGCGGCCCCTGCTTTGTCGCTGGATGATATTCCGGCCAACTATGAATGTATTACTGATCAGTGGCTTACGGCGGTGATGTGTCGGGATGTACCCGGTGCACAGGTTGTGGCTCATAAGCTGGATGCCCCTGATGAAGGTACCAATAATCGTCGCCGTGTATTTTTAAGTTATAACGCGGACGGTCAGTCTGCCGGGCTTCCTTCATCGGTGTTTTGCAAGGCAACCTGCGGTTTGCGTAACCGCCTGATGTTGGCGCATTCCGGCGCAATTCGCTGCGAGGTCGGGTTCTATCGGCATGTCAGAAGTGAACTCGATTTTGAAGTGCCTTTTGCCTTTCATGCCAATTACGATCCGGAGAGTTTCAACTCCATCATCGTACTGGAGGATCTGGATGGCGAGGGGCATTTCCTGGATTCCAAGCAAGATGGTTCTCCCGAGCTTATGCGAGAGCAACTGTCTTTATTAGCTCGGTTGCACGGTAAGTGGGCAGCAGCCCCCGAGCTGGACACACATTTTGCGGCGCTGCCCACGTGGGAAGAGCGATTTCGTGGTTTGATGATCGTCAATTTGGAGCAAGCCTGTAGCGCCGGACTTGAACGCGCGCGGGAAGTGATTCCTGATCGGCTTTGGCAGCGGCGGGAGGATATCTGGCCTGCGACACTCGCTTCTCTGGATACTCAGGCAAAACTGCCTCGCGGGTTAGGCCATGGCGATGTGCATTTACACAATTGGTACCGGCTTAATAACGGCACATTGGGGCTGGGTGACTGGGGCGTTGTTCACCGCGGGCATTGGGGTCGTGATCTGGGCTATTGCCTTGCCGCGGGCTTAACGATTGAGCAGCGGCGCAGCCACGAAAATACACTGTTTCAGCACTACATCAGTGAATTTACAGCGGCAGGTGGTTATGAAATCTCTCTGGATGAAGTTCAACAGGCTTGCAGGCAAGCGATTATGACAGCGCTGGCTTTTTGGACCATGACCGTAGCGCCAGTTGCTGAAATGCCCGATATGCAACCTGAAGATACCGCCATGACTTTTACTGGTCGCCTGGCTGCTGCGGTTGATGACTGGGATTCGCTTGATGCTTTTTAA
- the bcp gene encoding thioredoxin-dependent thiol peroxidase, with the protein MAFPEVGQTAPDFSLQNQRGETITLSDFRGKKNVVVYFYPKAMTPGCTVQACGIRDTKEALEALDTVVLGISPDPYPRLARFEEKQQLNFDLLSDESHGVIDSYGCWGLKKFMGREFMGVLRTTFIVDKNGKLALVMNKVKTKSHHDDVQAWIKDNLA; encoded by the coding sequence ATGGCGTTTCCTGAAGTCGGGCAGACAGCACCTGATTTTTCATTACAAAACCAGCGCGGAGAGACCATTACTTTGTCAGACTTTCGTGGCAAGAAAAATGTTGTAGTCTATTTTTACCCCAAGGCTATGACGCCAGGTTGCACTGTCCAGGCCTGTGGTATTCGCGACACAAAGGAGGCGTTGGAGGCGCTGGATACTGTTGTGCTTGGCATCAGCCCTGACCCTTACCCGCGCCTGGCACGCTTTGAAGAAAAGCAGCAGCTCAACTTCGATTTACTCTCTGATGAAAGCCATGGAGTGATCGATAGCTATGGTTGTTGGGGCTTGAAGAAATTTATGGGGAGGGAGTTTATGGGGGTGCTACGAACCACTTTTATCGTGGACAAGAATGGCAAATTGGCGCTCGTTATGAACAAGGTGAAAACCAAAAGCCACCACGATGATGTACAGGCATGGATTAAGGACAATCTCGCCTGA
- the yajC gene encoding preprotein translocase subunit YajC produces MSFDISSIDPSMIVSATAAPAPEANPLITLAMFGGLFVFMYLLIIRPQRKRQKEHQSLVSGLSKGDEIVMTSGLLGKITKVEEDYITVQAANNVELKYQRSSVHAVLPKGTIKSI; encoded by the coding sequence ATGTCTTTCGATATTTCATCCATCGACCCGTCAATGATTGTTTCTGCAACTGCAGCACCGGCTCCGGAAGCCAATCCATTAATTACTCTGGCCATGTTTGGCGGCCTGTTTGTGTTTATGTACTTGCTGATTATCCGCCCACAGCGCAAACGCCAGAAAGAGCATCAGTCGCTGGTTAGCGGATTGAGCAAAGGTGATGAAATTGTCATGACCAGTGGTTTGCTGGGTAAAATTACCAAGGTTGAGGAAGACTACATTACGGTTCAAGCTGCCAACAACGTTGAGCTAAAGTATCAGCGCAGCTCCGTGCACGCAGTTCTGCCAAAAGGTACAATCAAGTCGATTTAA
- a CDS encoding sodium:alanine symporter family protein, with amino-acid sequence MFEEIITAINSFVWGPVMLVMILGTGFYLTIGLAAMPIRKIGYGFKQLLHGRQGSGDGDITPFNALMTSLSATVGTGNIVGVATAVGIGGPGALFWMWCTALLGMATKYSEAVLAVEYRETDERGNKVGGPMYYIRNGLGKNWAWLGILFAIFGMLAGFGIGNTVQANSVADALGSAFDIPEVITGTIMAVLVGLVLLGGIKRIGSVAGKLVPFMAALYILLTLIILLLNAVSIPSALALILKSAFSPVAAGGGFAGATIMLAVRMGVARGIFSNEAGLGSAPIAHAAAETNNPVRQGTIAMLGTFIDTLIICTLTGLVLIISGAWSSGEQGAALTSLAFNSTLPYGDKLVSICLSLFAFTTILGWSYYGERCTEFLFGVRAIIPFRVLWVGAVFVGAGQKLDLIWGVADTLNGMMAIPNLLGLLLLSPVVFRLSKAYFNHPSNER; translated from the coding sequence ATGTTTGAAGAAATCATAACTGCTATTAACAGCTTTGTCTGGGGACCGGTGATGCTGGTGATGATTCTCGGCACCGGGTTTTACCTCACTATAGGGCTTGCTGCCATGCCGATTCGGAAAATCGGTTATGGTTTTAAACAATTACTTCATGGCAGGCAGGGGTCAGGTGATGGTGATATAACCCCTTTTAACGCCTTGATGACTTCGTTATCGGCTACCGTAGGCACCGGCAATATTGTTGGCGTAGCCACAGCTGTAGGCATTGGTGGCCCAGGTGCATTATTCTGGATGTGGTGTACGGCATTGCTGGGGATGGCAACAAAGTACAGCGAAGCCGTACTGGCAGTTGAATACCGTGAAACGGATGAGCGCGGAAATAAAGTAGGCGGCCCCATGTATTACATTCGCAATGGCCTTGGCAAAAACTGGGCGTGGTTGGGCATTTTGTTTGCAATATTCGGGATGCTGGCCGGTTTCGGCATTGGCAACACTGTTCAGGCAAATTCAGTCGCTGATGCTTTGGGCAGTGCATTTGATATCCCCGAAGTCATTACCGGCACTATTATGGCGGTTCTCGTTGGCTTGGTTCTGTTAGGCGGAATCAAGAGAATCGGCAGCGTAGCAGGAAAACTGGTGCCTTTTATGGCTGCCCTGTACATTTTGCTCACACTCATTATTCTGCTTCTCAATGCTGTTTCTATTCCCTCAGCGCTGGCTTTGATTCTGAAAAGTGCTTTTAGCCCTGTTGCTGCTGGTGGCGGCTTCGCCGGAGCAACCATTATGCTGGCTGTTCGTATGGGAGTGGCTCGCGGTATATTTTCCAATGAAGCAGGGCTGGGCAGCGCACCTATTGCTCATGCGGCAGCAGAAACCAATAATCCGGTACGGCAGGGAACCATTGCCATGCTCGGTACCTTTATCGACACCTTGATAATCTGCACCCTGACAGGTTTGGTACTCATTATCAGTGGAGCCTGGAGCAGTGGCGAGCAGGGCGCAGCGCTGACTTCGCTGGCGTTTAATAGCACCTTGCCCTACGGTGATAAGCTGGTATCCATTTGCCTCAGCCTGTTTGCTTTTACCACCATTCTTGGGTGGAGTTATTACGGTGAGCGCTGCACCGAATTTCTGTTCGGGGTCCGCGCAATTATACCATTCAGAGTTCTCTGGGTCGGGGCAGTATTTGTGGGCGCCGGACAGAAGCTGGATCTTATCTGGGGTGTTGCTGATACGCTGAATGGCATGATGGCCATTCCTAACCTGTTGGGGCTGCTGTTGCTAAGTCCTGTTGTTTTCAGGTTGTCCAAAGCCTATTTTAATCATCCGTCCAATGAGCGCTAA
- a CDS encoding class I SAM-dependent methyltransferase, which translates to MHKSYKDIFNQRANLYHTAMGLAPLARSLEFELAVKYLALSGREKLLDMPAGGGYLKNYLGSAVSSVVFMETSTAFAEYCPKKEESCVIGDFAVLPLATASMDRILSLAALHHVNEREHFFRESLRVLSPNGRLVIADVEEGSDTANFLNVFVDQYNSMGHEGLFLTSQDEQVLEREGFNIINSVPEEFHWHFESKQQMLDFSRGLFGLDLADDDTLYSGINQYLAPTFGEDGGSCRWQLRYIVAEPAKSER; encoded by the coding sequence GTGCACAAATCATATAAAGATATCTTTAATCAACGCGCTAATCTGTACCACACAGCAATGGGGCTTGCGCCACTGGCCAGAAGTCTTGAGTTCGAATTGGCGGTGAAATATCTGGCTCTTAGTGGCCGTGAGAAGTTGCTGGATATGCCTGCCGGAGGTGGCTACCTAAAAAACTATCTCGGCAGTGCGGTTAGCTCCGTTGTGTTCATGGAGACCAGCACTGCATTCGCAGAATACTGCCCTAAAAAAGAGGAGAGTTGTGTGATCGGAGACTTCGCAGTACTGCCGTTGGCGACAGCCTCCATGGATCGAATTTTATCTTTGGCGGCACTGCATCATGTGAATGAAAGAGAACATTTCTTTCGAGAAAGTCTGCGAGTGCTATCCCCGAATGGCCGTCTTGTCATTGCCGATGTTGAAGAGGGTTCAGATACTGCAAACTTCCTGAATGTATTTGTCGACCAGTACAATAGCATGGGGCACGAGGGGCTATTTTTGACCTCTCAAGACGAACAGGTTTTAGAGCGAGAGGGATTCAATATTATCAACAGCGTACCGGAAGAATTTCACTGGCATTTCGAGAGCAAGCAGCAGATGCTGGATTTTAGTCGTGGGTTGTTTGGTCTCGATTTAGCGGATGATGATACCTTGTACAGTGGTATCAATCAGTATTTGGCGCCCACTTTTGGTGAGGATGGCGGGTCTTGCCGCTGGCAGCTTAGATATATTGTTGCTGAACCGGCGAAATCGGAGCGCTGA
- a CDS encoding PQQ-dependent sugar dehydrogenase — MINRKSTTSIFSLWQKPLLLLFSGLLSVTSNEAIANPNTQKAIPGTFRVETIATGFLAPWGMAFVNSHELVITERIGTVKILNPDTGTIISLTGVPAVLADGQGGLMDVAVSPDYPDTRKLYFTYTKMVNGQGVTTLAIATREGNRLSHWHDLIVTDSGTNTGRHFGSRIAFDQQGHIFFSVGDRGERPHAQNTSNHAGSILRLNLDGSIPKDNPFLNRKGYRAEIWSYGHRNPQGLVFDVKTGRLWAIEHGPRGGDELNLIEKGRNYGWPIISYGKEYWGPIAVGEGTAKVGMEQPRKVYIPSIAPSGLMVYQGDAFPDWKGNLFTGALKLTHLNRIVLSDEGIPVAEERLLDDMNERIRAIAQGPDGLIYFSTDSGKIARLKPTGIHVWEKNISN, encoded by the coding sequence ATGATAAACAGAAAAAGCACAACATCAATATTCTCATTATGGCAAAAGCCACTTTTGTTGCTGTTCTCCGGTTTGTTGTCAGTCACTTCAAATGAAGCTATCGCCAACCCGAATACACAAAAAGCGATACCAGGAACGTTCAGGGTGGAAACAATAGCGACCGGATTCCTGGCTCCCTGGGGCATGGCTTTTGTCAACAGCCACGAACTTGTGATTACCGAACGTATTGGCACAGTAAAAATACTGAATCCGGACACCGGAACAATCATCAGCCTGACAGGGGTTCCGGCAGTTCTCGCTGATGGCCAGGGTGGGTTAATGGATGTAGCCGTTTCTCCAGACTACCCGGATACCCGAAAGCTATATTTCACCTATACCAAAATGGTTAATGGTCAAGGTGTCACAACGCTGGCCATTGCAACACGGGAGGGAAACCGCCTGAGCCATTGGCACGACCTGATAGTAACGGATTCCGGTACCAATACAGGGCGTCACTTTGGCAGCCGTATCGCTTTTGATCAGCAGGGGCATATCTTCTTCTCGGTAGGCGATCGTGGTGAGCGACCTCATGCCCAGAATACCAGTAATCACGCAGGATCTATTCTGCGCCTCAACCTTGACGGATCTATTCCTAAAGATAATCCCTTCCTGAACCGGAAAGGCTATCGCGCCGAGATCTGGAGTTACGGCCACCGCAATCCGCAAGGCCTGGTTTTTGATGTCAAAACAGGACGACTCTGGGCCATTGAACACGGGCCCCGCGGAGGCGACGAATTAAACCTGATTGAAAAAGGTCGCAACTATGGGTGGCCCATCATTTCTTATGGCAAGGAGTACTGGGGGCCCATAGCGGTTGGCGAAGGCACAGCCAAAGTGGGCATGGAGCAACCCCGTAAGGTTTATATTCCCTCAATCGCCCCTTCTGGCCTGATGGTTTATCAGGGCGACGCTTTCCCTGACTGGAAAGGAAACCTCTTTACCGGTGCGCTGAAACTGACACACCTGAATCGTATTGTTCTCAGTGATGAAGGCATTCCTGTAGCAGAGGAACGACTGTTGGACGACATGAATGAACGGATACGTGCAATCGCACAAGGGCCGGACGGACTGATCTATTTTTCAACAGACAGCGGTAAAATCGCTCGTTTAAAACCGACCGGAATTCACGTATGGGAAAAAAACATTTCTAACTAA
- a CDS encoding fructosamine kinase family protein — protein sequence MPRPNNMRAEIEHLLDDQITKLIPVNGGDITRSFILKTVAKGTFFVKSLPDAPQNMFSTEAIGLAALGDTGEIATPAVIAAGTEWLILEYIETSPPTTAFWELFARQLGRLHRIPQPDFGFEVNNYCGKTPQINTITSSGHEFFAKQRIGFQADLSLRKGLLSTDDRRLIDNLASRLRNLIPEQAPSLIHGDLWPGNHLCSNKGTPVLIDPSTHRGWAEAEIAMTTLFGGFPESFYQAYLEANPLNPGWQERLPLYNLYHLLNHLNLFGSSYHSRVMDIVKRYS from the coding sequence ATGCCACGTCCTAACAATATGAGAGCTGAAATAGAACACCTCCTTGATGACCAGATAACAAAACTGATACCGGTTAATGGTGGTGATATAACCCGCAGTTTTATTTTGAAAACAGTCGCCAAGGGTACATTTTTTGTTAAATCACTGCCTGATGCACCTCAGAATATGTTCTCTACCGAAGCAATAGGTCTGGCGGCCCTCGGAGACACCGGAGAAATTGCCACCCCGGCAGTAATTGCTGCAGGGACAGAGTGGCTGATATTGGAATATATCGAAACATCACCGCCTACCACTGCTTTCTGGGAACTGTTTGCCCGACAGCTTGGGCGGTTACACCGGATACCGCAGCCCGATTTTGGTTTTGAAGTGAATAACTATTGTGGCAAAACACCTCAGATCAATACTATTACCAGCTCTGGTCATGAGTTCTTCGCCAAGCAACGGATAGGGTTTCAGGCCGACCTGTCGTTGCGTAAAGGCTTGTTAAGCACTGATGACCGGAGGCTCATCGATAATCTGGCCAGCAGGCTCCGAAACCTGATTCCAGAGCAAGCCCCGTCATTGATTCATGGCGATTTATGGCCAGGAAATCACCTCTGCAGCAACAAAGGCACGCCTGTATTAATTGACCCCTCCACGCACCGGGGCTGGGCCGAAGCCGAAATTGCCATGACAACACTGTTTGGCGGTTTCCCCGAATCATTTTATCAGGCCTACCTTGAAGCCAATCCGTTAAATCCAGGCTGGCAGGAACGGTTACCACTCTACAATCTTTATCATTTACTTAACCATCTGAACCTGTTTGGCAGCAGCTATCATTCCCGTGTAATGGACATTGTTAAGCGTTATTCTTGA
- a CDS encoding 5'-nucleotidase: MNNSVQQDTPEKLVIAISSRALFDLDESHRVFESEGLGAYARYQIEHEDEPLLPGEAFPLVKKLLRINEKLGSDRVEVILLSRNSADTGLRVFNSIAHHKLNITRAAFCGGESPYRYVSAFGCQLFLSTHAEDVRSALDSGVAAATLIATGGKHQHENEELRVAFDGDAVLFSDESERIYKQQGLAAFTENERAEAGRPLQAGPFKRFLESLHRLQSEFPPNECPIRTALVTARSAPAHERVVRTLREWGVRIDESLFLGGWSKGNFLKAYGADVFFDDQQVHCQSASSHVATGHVPHGVANEP; the protein is encoded by the coding sequence TTGAATAACAGTGTTCAACAGGATACACCCGAAAAGCTGGTGATTGCGATTTCCTCCAGAGCGTTGTTTGATCTGGACGAGAGTCACCGAGTGTTTGAATCCGAAGGGCTTGGTGCCTACGCCCGCTATCAGATTGAGCATGAAGACGAACCGCTGTTGCCGGGTGAAGCGTTTCCTCTGGTCAAAAAGCTCCTGAGAATCAATGAAAAACTCGGTAGTGACCGGGTGGAAGTGATCCTGCTTTCCCGAAACTCGGCTGATACCGGCCTGCGGGTGTTTAACTCCATTGCTCACCATAAGTTGAATATCACCCGGGCTGCTTTTTGTGGAGGAGAAAGTCCTTACCGCTATGTTTCCGCTTTCGGCTGCCAGTTGTTTCTTTCTACTCATGCAGAGGATGTCAGAAGCGCTCTCGATAGCGGCGTTGCGGCGGCAACATTAATCGCAACTGGCGGTAAGCACCAGCACGAAAATGAAGAGCTTCGGGTAGCTTTTGATGGTGATGCGGTGCTGTTCTCGGATGAATCCGAGCGAATTTACAAGCAGCAGGGGCTGGCGGCGTTCACCGAGAATGAAAGGGCAGAGGCGGGACGTCCATTACAGGCTGGCCCCTTTAAGCGTTTTCTCGAATCCTTGCACCGCCTGCAATCCGAGTTCCCGCCCAACGAATGTCCTATTCGCACTGCACTGGTAACTGCGCGCTCTGCACCAGCACATGAACGGGTGGTCCGAACCTTGAGGGAATGGGGGGTTCGAATTGATGAGTCATTATTTCTGGGCGGCTGGAGTAAAGGCAATTTTTTGAAAGCCTATGGGGCTGATGTGTTTTTTGACGATCAACAGGTCCATTGCCAGTCTGCCAGCAGTCACGTAGCGACAGGTCATGTCCCTCACGGTGTTGCTAACGAACCCTGA
- the cysB gene encoding HTH-type transcriptional regulator CysB — MKLQQLRYIWEVAHHDLNVSATAQSLYTSQPGISKQIRLLEDELGVEIFSRSGKHLTRITPAGEDILKIAGEIMGKVENVKRLAQEHKDPKQGSLSVATTHTQARYALPPVIAAFIEKYPDVKLHMHQGTPIQISEKAAEGGVDFAIATEALDLFSDLLMMPCYDWNRCILVPRNHPLTQVSGLTLEDVASHPIVTYVFGFTGRSKLDEAFTDKGLNANVVFTATDADVIKTYVRLGLGIGIVAKMAHDPVTDQDLVALDAKHLFKTSTTKIGFRRGTYLRSYMYDFMELFAPHLTRDVVDEACTLTCKDELDAFFADIVLPEY, encoded by the coding sequence ATGAAACTCCAGCAGCTTCGCTATATTTGGGAAGTCGCCCATCACGACTTGAACGTATCGGCTACCGCTCAAAGCCTTTATACATCGCAGCCAGGCATCAGCAAGCAGATTCGATTACTGGAAGATGAACTGGGTGTGGAAATTTTTTCCCGCAGCGGCAAACATCTCACTCGAATCACGCCTGCCGGTGAAGATATTCTGAAAATTGCCGGTGAAATTATGGGCAAAGTCGAGAATGTTAAACGTCTGGCACAGGAACACAAGGATCCCAAGCAGGGCAGCCTCTCCGTAGCAACCACCCATACTCAGGCGCGCTATGCGCTGCCTCCAGTGATAGCGGCATTCATTGAAAAATACCCCGACGTAAAACTTCATATGCATCAGGGTACCCCGATACAGATTTCTGAGAAAGCGGCTGAAGGCGGTGTGGATTTTGCGATTGCGACGGAAGCGCTCGATCTTTTCAGCGATCTCCTGATGATGCCCTGTTATGACTGGAACCGCTGTATCCTGGTACCAAGAAATCACCCCCTGACGCAGGTTTCCGGGTTGACACTGGAAGATGTGGCGTCACACCCTATTGTGACCTATGTGTTTGGTTTTACTGGTCGCTCAAAACTTGACGAAGCTTTTACCGATAAAGGATTAAATGCGAATGTCGTGTTTACAGCTACCGATGCCGATGTGATTAAAACCTATGTTCGCCTTGGGCTCGGGATCGGTATTGTGGCAAAAATGGCACATGATCCCGTTACTGATCAGGACCTGGTCGCTCTTGATGCTAAACACCTGTTTAAAACCAGCACAACCAAGATCGGCTTTCGTCGCGGTACTTATCTTCGCTCTTATATGTATGACTTTATGGAGCTGTTTGCGCCTCATCTGACACGCGATGTGGTTGACGAGGCCTGTACGCTGACCTGCAAGGATGAACTCGACGCGTTTTTCGCTGATATTGTTCTCCCCGAGTACTAA